In a genomic window of Ptiloglossa arizonensis isolate GNS036 chromosome 12, iyPtiAriz1_principal, whole genome shotgun sequence:
- the LOC143153559 gene encoding uncharacterized protein LOC143153559 isoform X2, with amino-acid sequence MTSYRPWGSTDDGAIEFESLTEDTLEGALNVMRKSFFPNESVCKGVALVFESGASKELEQLCLEAAKDGVSVVAIEVATGEVVGAAFNKIQVSKSSSEKGAFEKFSENCKYKSSKALMEFMIHVDTRINLFNHFNTDCIFEIMFLATLPDKQKRRIGELLVSSSIELAKELKRGKSVKTPVKMNDDNTIQNLDAVPSLVSAIMTSDYSQKIAAKCGFEILTRINYTDFYFGEKSYSERIGNEHPNCILVAKRLL; translated from the exons ATGACGTCTTATCGGCCCTGGGGCTCCACGGATGACGGGGCGATTGAATTCGAGTCTCTGACAGAGGACACTCTAGAGGGTGCTCTAAATGTTATGAGAAAGAGTTTCTTCCCCAACGAAAGCGTGTGCAAAGGTGTAGCTTTGGTCTTCGAATCCGGTGCGTCGAAAGAGCTCGAGCAACTTTGTTTGGAAGCTGCCAAAGATGGTGTCAGTGTTGTGGCGATCGAAGTAGCCACCGGCGAGGTCGTCGGAGCTGCTTTCAATAAAATCCAG GTATCAAAGAGCTCGTCAGAGAAGGGCGCGTTCGAGAAGTTCAGCGAGAACTGCAAGTACAAATCATCGAAAGCCCTCATGGAGTTCATGATCCATGTGGATACCCGGATAAACCTGTTCAACCACTTCAACACCGACTGTATCTTCGAGATCATGTTCTTGGCCACTTTGCCTGACAAGCAGAAGCGCCGAATAGGAGAGTTGTTGGTGTCCTCGTCCATCGAGTTGGCAAAAGAGCTGAAAAGAGGGAAATCTGTGAAGACGCCGGTGAAGATGAACGATGACAACACTATACAGAACCTGGACGCGGTACCCAGCTTGGTGTCGGCGATAATGACCTCCGATTATTCGCAAAAGATAGCAGCGAAGTGCGGATTCGAGATTTTAACGCGCATCAATTATACGGATTTCTACTTTGGTGAGAAAAGCTACAGCGAAAGAATAGGGAACGAGCATCCAAACTGTATTCTAGTGGCGAAAAGATTGCTCTAA
- the LOC143153559 gene encoding uncharacterized protein LOC143153559 isoform X1 yields MRTRNRMTSYRPWGSTDDGAIEFESLTEDTLEGALNVMRKSFFPNESVCKGVALVFESGASKELEQLCLEAAKDGVSVVAIEVATGEVVGAAFNKIQVSKSSSEKGAFEKFSENCKYKSSKALMEFMIHVDTRINLFNHFNTDCIFEIMFLATLPDKQKRRIGELLVSSSIELAKELKRGKSVKTPVKMNDDNTIQNLDAVPSLVSAIMTSDYSQKIAAKCGFEILTRINYTDFYFGEKSYSERIGNEHPNCILVAKRLL; encoded by the exons ATGAG GACCAGAAATAGAATGACGTCTTATCGGCCCTGGGGCTCCACGGATGACGGGGCGATTGAATTCGAGTCTCTGACAGAGGACACTCTAGAGGGTGCTCTAAATGTTATGAGAAAGAGTTTCTTCCCCAACGAAAGCGTGTGCAAAGGTGTAGCTTTGGTCTTCGAATCCGGTGCGTCGAAAGAGCTCGAGCAACTTTGTTTGGAAGCTGCCAAAGATGGTGTCAGTGTTGTGGCGATCGAAGTAGCCACCGGCGAGGTCGTCGGAGCTGCTTTCAATAAAATCCAG GTATCAAAGAGCTCGTCAGAGAAGGGCGCGTTCGAGAAGTTCAGCGAGAACTGCAAGTACAAATCATCGAAAGCCCTCATGGAGTTCATGATCCATGTGGATACCCGGATAAACCTGTTCAACCACTTCAACACCGACTGTATCTTCGAGATCATGTTCTTGGCCACTTTGCCTGACAAGCAGAAGCGCCGAATAGGAGAGTTGTTGGTGTCCTCGTCCATCGAGTTGGCAAAAGAGCTGAAAAGAGGGAAATCTGTGAAGACGCCGGTGAAGATGAACGATGACAACACTATACAGAACCTGGACGCGGTACCCAGCTTGGTGTCGGCGATAATGACCTCCGATTATTCGCAAAAGATAGCAGCGAAGTGCGGATTCGAGATTTTAACGCGCATCAATTATACGGATTTCTACTTTGGTGAGAAAAGCTACAGCGAAAGAATAGGGAACGAGCATCCAAACTGTATTCTAGTGGCGAAAAGATTGCTCTAA
- the LOC143153561 gene encoding arylalkylamine N-acetyltransferase-like 2 yields MSESIAESGRLVYKILTRDKIQEAMEIQTQTMKQECLAVGLGMQEEPGAPEEMHLLFREIVRDGATIIAVDKETDEMAAVAFNKIHARPKDGQRDQLEIFIEKNFRHRSCRELVKILDGVETSVNIFEKYNANGAMELFYLGTNPRYQGHGIGSQMMQKCIEFGRGLLNGTMKRISINGGIVNEHVLPEVIFGVFASNYSQRIAERMGLETLHEIRYEDYYFDGKKLSERIGDTHRTAKLQALKL; encoded by the exons ATGTCCGAGTCTATCGCTGAATCCGGCAGACTGGTGTACAAAATATTAACCAGGGACAAGATCCAAGAGGCTATGGAGATTCAGACGCAGACCATGAAGCAAGAGTGTCTGGCGGTTGGTTTGGGTATGCAGGAGGAACCAGGCGCGCCGGAAGAGATGCATCTGCTCTTCCGAGAGATCGTTAGAGACGGCGCCACGATAATCGCTGTCGATAAGGAAACCGACGAGATGGCTGCAGTCGCTTTCAATAAGATACAC GCTCGACCGAAGGATGGCCAGAGGGACCAGCTGGAGATCTTCATAGAGAAGAACTTCAGGCATCGCTCGTGTCGCGAACTGGTCAAGATTCTCGATGGC GTCGAAACTAGcgtgaatatttttgaaaaatataacgcAAACGGGGCAATGGAACTATTTTATCTTGGCACCAATCCGCGGTACCAAGGCCACGGGATTGGCAGTCAGATGATGCAGAAATGCATCGAGTTCGGTAGGGGACTCCTGAACGGTACAATGAAAAGGATTTCGATCAATGGTGGGATCGTTAACGAGCACGTGCTTCCGGAAGTGATATTCGGAGTGTTCGCCTCGAACTACAGCCAAAGAATTGCCGAGAGGATGGGTTTGGAGACTCTGCACGAGATTCGTTACGAAGATTACTATTTCGATGGCAAGAAATTGTCCGAGAGAATAGGGGACACTCACAGAACAGCCAAATTGCAAGCTCTTAAGCTCTGA
- the LOC143153558 gene encoding uncharacterized protein LOC143153558, translating to MMVDDEEQEELRCTGSDVEIEEYTDTEESPYVAYQTADKLFDTDRVAWQKFNFVATLLIVIVSITFLIVTYPLYLESVSTVSNAYTGLLFTTMSSATFLGIICFVVGRVSPPPALIPNSMRIKIPRCALLKISAVYALSGILITLSLDQNRVLCHLQDPIKGITLVFSLVYYFFFCRKMMSLQRIFSSTTIIVGLFISVDYGLCDEFRCRGREVSAHTATLKGSWGVRAVWTFVYVGALAAFAMFFTLLEDHYTTEQQNMCQIMASQQSSFLYTVSRLVSSRDIRRRGSEEEGGRLLHVTDPDPTIKPKHIPKPPILATLFYIHMITFFAILTMCWIDTLPGIGRGLSPVELYHTVEHGLTCHFKNSENCANIAAHGWTFMIAYIVFIVAVMNFLSMSESAVFTIATTTVSLPVSGIWWSIYKMDVGAYGGFISWSPAVTGELICALLGLPVVLLGLGLLVRSHFRDTQPCYLTTQPPDVQCEPSQR from the exons ATGATGGTGGACGACGAGGAACAGGAAGAGCTCCGTTGCACAGGAAGCGACGTGGAGATCGAGGAGTACACCGACACGGAGGAATCGCCATATGTCGCTTATCAGACCGCTGATAAGTTGTTCGATACGGACAGGGTGGCATGGCAAAAATTCAACTTCGTCGCCACCCTCCTGATCGTCATCGTGTCCATTACCTTTTTGATTGTCACCTATCCCCTTTATCTCGAGAGTGTCAGCACCGTTTCCAACGCTTACACAG GACTTCTTTTCACTACCATGAGCTCAGCTACGTTCCTGGGAATCATTTGTTTCGTCGTTGGAAGAGTGTCACCGCCACCAGCGCTGATTCCTAATAGTATGCGAATCAAGATACCACGCTGCGCCCTGCTTAAAATAAGCGCCGTTTACGCTCTGTCCGGGATCCTCATCACTCTTTCCTTAGACCAAAACAGAGTACTGTGTCACCTGCAAGATCCGATTAAAGGCATTACTCTGGTGTTCTCTCTGGTCTACTATTTCTTCTTTTGTCGAAAAA TGATGAGTCTGCAACGGATTTTCTCGAGCACCACAATAATAGTGGGTTTGTTCATAAGCGTCGACTACGGACTCTGCGATGAGTTTCGATGCAGAGGAAGAGAAGTTTCGGCTCACACTGCCACGTTGAAAGGATCCTGGGGCGTGAGAGCTGTTTGGACGTTCGTCTATGTCGGTGCTCTCGCCGCATTCGCTATGTTCTTCACGTTACTTGAGGATCACTATACCACCGAG CAGCAGAATATGTGTCAAATAATGGCAAGTCAGCAGAGTTCTTTCCTGTACACGGTGTCACGGTTGGTGTCATCCCGAGACATCCGACGTCGTGGTTCCGAAGAAGAGGGAGGCAGACTGTTGCACGTGACGGATCCTGATCCTACAATCAAACCAAAACACATTCCAAAACCTCCTATACTCGCGACTCTGTTTTATATACACATGATCACGTTCTTTGCTATACTGACGATGTGCTGGATCGACACGTTACCAGGAATAGGCAGG gGTCTGTCACCGGTGGAGCTATACCACACGGTGGAACACGGGCTAACGTGTCACTTTAAAAACAGCGAAAACTGCGCCAATATTGCTGCCCATGGATGGACCTTTATGATCGCGTATATAGTCTTCATCGTTGCTGTAATGAACTTCCTCTCTATGAGCGAAAGTGCTGTCTTCACTATTGCAACCACGACCGTTTCTCTTCCCGTATCCGGTATCTGGTGGAGCATCTACAAAATGGATGTCGGTGCGTATGGTG GTTTCATCTCATGGTCTCCCGCAGTCACTGGAGAACTGATCTGTGCTCTCCTTGGTCTCCCTGTAGTCCTGCTGGGTTTGGGCTTACTCGTCAGATCACACTTCAGGGATACTCAACCATGTTACCTGACGACGCAGCCACCCGATGTGCAATGTGAGCCTTCTCAGAGATGA